A region of the Litchfieldia alkalitelluris genome:
AATGTTGCTTAAACATATGGTAATCGAGCCTCTCAGAAAGGTCTGGATATAATTTTGCAGTTTTTCAGCATAAGAATTGACCAATTTAAAGTCTTCTCGATGATCACTTTGGATTAAAAACACTAAATAACCTTGATCGGTTATACTGTTCCATAATTCAAACCGCTCCTGAAAAATCTCTTCAGAAATGTTATTAACGGCAAATTCAATCAATGACATAGACTTAAGATCATAGCCTTCAAATCCATCATCTAGTCGAATAACGATCATCGCAAATAAATCATCTAATTTAAATGAATTAAACACTGCTAGTTTTTTTTCTAAATGGTTAAGATCAACTACATCATTCTTCAACAAATCATTTAGTAGCTGATTTTTCAATATTGGCATATTTTCATCTAATGTATGCTTAATACGTTGATATGAAATAGTCTCCTTTATCTCGGTTTCAATTTTTCGAATGATATCCAACACCGTTTTTATCAACAACTTAATATCAACTGGTTTAAGTAAATAATCGACCGTTTGTTGCCTTATTGCCTTCTGAGCATATTGAAAATCATCATACCCTGATAAAATAATTGTTTTGATGTTTGGGGAAAAAGTTTTAATTTTTTCATTTAATTCAAAACCATTCATTTCAGGCATCTGAATATCCGTTATCATGATATCAATGACTTGTTTGTCTGAAATTTTCAAAGCTTCATGTGCAGAATAAGCTTTATGCACCTCTTTTATACCATATTCTTTCCATGGAATAGTAAGGGCAAGACTATCAACAACAGAGGTTTCATCATCAACAATCAGTAATTGGCACATAAGGTAAACCTCCTTCAAGATTGTGATTTGGCCAAAATAAGGTTATACATAAACCACCCAAGGTACTATTGGTTATCTCAATCCCAGCTGGATTTTCATAATGAATCGCCATACGTTGATTAATATTCCATAATGCACAGCCAATTTTATCGTCTAATGGTACATTAATCCGTTCATACAGTTTCTGAATTTCCTCTTTAGACATGCCATTTCCGTTGTCTTCGACAATAATACGATACAGCTTGTCCTCCTTGATTCCAGTAATTCGAATAAATCCTGCACCATGCTTCTTTTCAATTCCATGAATGACACTATTCTCTACCAAAGGCTGAATGAGAAGCTTAGGTATCAACAAAGATCTCATTGAATCAGGAATGTTAATTTCAAACTTGAGACGCTCCATCCTAAGTTGCTGAATATTAAGATAATTCTTCACGACATCGATTTCTTTTTCAAGTGCTGTCATGGGTGTATCCAGCCGAGTTGAGTAACGAAAATAGGATGCTAAATTATGTGTCATTGCCTCCACGGCATCATCATTTCCTAGGCGATTCATATTGTTAATAAAAAACAAGCAGTTATATAAAAAATGGGGATTAATTTGAGCCTGTAGCTTTTTAATCATCGCTTCTCTTGATATGACCTTTTCTTTGTAAACCCTCTCGACTAAATTTTCAATTTCTTCAACCATTTCATTAAAGTTTTTATAAAGAATATCAAACTCATTATTACTTTTATTATTTATCCTGTAAGAGTAATCTCCACTCCTAATACTTCTTACTCCTTTTAGCATGATAATTATAGGGAGCTGCACTTTTCGATAGAGATAGATTAAAGTAATAATACTACCAATAAAAAGGATCATACATGTCACATAAAAGATTTTCTTTGTTTGAGTAATTGGTTGAAGTACGACATCCAATGGTAAATAGTCTACTAAGTACCAGTCCAAAGACTTAGAGCGAATAAAATTAACCATGTATTGTGTTCCGTCTATTGTGATGATTTCTGTTCCTTCGTCACGATTTTTTAAAGAATGGGAAAGCGTTAACATTACTTCTTGTAAAATTTCTTTATCAGAACCTTCATACATGATGACTGAATTGGCAATATTTAAAAAAAAGGGATTATTATTTTCAATTTTAGCGTCATTGACGATTTGTTGTAGGTTGTTCTTTGGGAATGTTATGCGAATAGTAAATGTGTCATTTTGCCGAAATGTTTCAAACCTTTCATTGGTTGAATTATATGTCCACATTAGGGGACTATTCTGCCTTTCAGGAGGTGGTTTCATATCATTCGTTCCAATCCATTTATCAATTAAATGTGAATAAACAGAAATTTGGTTATTCCATCCTTGGGAAAATCTATGCATATCGATCATATTCTCGACTTCTAATCTTAATTTAACTTGTTCATAATTATCCAAGATATCGATGGATGAGAGTAACTTAATAGTTGACTTTACTTCCATTGAGATGGCTAGTATACTTAATTGATCTACACTATAATCAACATGGTTAACGAGTTGTCGTAATCGATTAAGATTATTTTCTTGAATATCATTTTGGACAGTTTTTAAACTTGTATTAATGATATTTGTGTACATGATGATGACAATTGTAGTTGATAGTAAAATTAATAGAAGGACTGTGTAGAAAGTTCGATAATGTTTTAGCATGAAGTACTCCTTTCCCATCAGAAACAGGCCCATTTTGATGATTTGTCTATCTTAATTATATCACTCTTCTAATCTTCAATATAGTAATTTGGTACTCTTTTTTGTCGGATAGGTATAATAATACTAATATTGGTCCCTTGAAAATAGCCCGACAAATCCTTTGTCGGGCTATCATGATTCATAAAATTGTCATATTCTCCATGAATTCTCATGACAGTTCATAATAATACTGTAATAAATTAACAATTTTCATAATCAAAATATCAAAAAATTCAAAAGTGTTCCAGCCTGCATCTCCAGTAACAGCTTCGTCTTTCCTTTAAAAATTGATACAAGCCTTTAAAGAAATAACCATTCACAACCATTAAAAATAGGATGAAAAGTTGTTGGTTTATAGCTGCTATATCTTACGATTTGCTCTTTACGTTAATTGCTTAACCTAATGGAAAAAATCGGCCTTAGGTTACATGAAGCCGATTTTTCCTCATCGATATTTATTTTACAGAATCATACCATTCATTCACTTCTTTGGTGACATCTTCTCCACCACTTGAATACCAATTCTCTACAAATTCGTCAAATGCCTCGATTGGTTTTTTACCATAAATAATGTCTGTGTACGTTTCAATTTCAGATCTGTTTAGCATTTCCCATCTTCGTTCCATTGTTTTTGTTGGAGGACCAGTGAAATAATTAGGAATACCAACAGAATCTTGTTCTGTAGCTATTATAGTTGCTTGATTTTCTATCATCTTCAGTGGATTCTTTCCGTCTAAATCTACATTTATAAACGCATTTGAACCTAAAGCTGCCAAATCCTCATTGGAGAGTTCTTCTCCCTTAGCAGCTTTTATCATAGCATCTAACAGCTTGGATTTATAAACAGGTGGGCTTCCTGTTAGCATATACTTCTGCGATTGTATTGGATTTTCAATAGAAGTTGGCTTTCCATCTTTAAATGCATAATCGTAGCCATCCTGAAAGTCTTTAAACATGTAAGGATCTTCGCTCTCGTATATAGAATATAGCGTATTTCGATAATGGAAAAATGCTTGTAATTTTTCTTCGGAAATATCTTTATTGAAGAAAACCCCACCTAGAGTATCTTTACCAAGTACGTGAATATCGTTCCCGGTTTCTCCTGCTGGCAACGGATACGGCATATACCTTGCATCTGGCTTCGTCTGTAATAGCATGCCAATTGGATAATTGATTGTCCATTGTGGACCTGCAAGCATCCCAACGTTTCCAGTAGTAACTTCTTTTACAACCGTGTTAAAGTTGCTAAGTGCGATCTCATTGATATATCCTTTTGCTTTCCAATCTCTCAGTGTAACTAAGGCATCTTTAACTTCTGGTTGAACAGAACCGTAAACAAGCTTACCATCTTCCCCTGGATACCATATTTGCGGTATTGCTCCGAACCTACCAAAGAACCAGGAAGTTTCCGGCGGAACCTGCCCCATACCATACCATGGGTCACCAGCAAGTGCAAGTGGAGTCGTATCTTTCTTACCATTACCATCTGGATCCTGACTAGCAAATGCTTCCATCACAATTTCTAGTTCTTTCATATTTGTAGGAGCCTGTAGTCCCAGTTTGTCTAACCAATCTTGTCGAATCCATAAAACTGGTTGGCCACCTTTATTTTCAGATAGATTCGGAATTGCAAACTTTTTACCATCGGCCATGAACTGATACCAAGCCTCAGGAGATTCTGCTAGTGCTGCTTTATACGTATCTGAAGCATATTTATCAAACGCTTCGTCTACACTCATTACTAAACCGGATTCAATCAACATTGTACTCAATTGGTGGTCATTAACCCAAAAGAAATCCGGTAATTCTTGCTTACCTGCAACTGCAAGCTTCAATTTCTCAGAAAAGCTTCCATCAGCTAGCGATGCTTGCCATTGTGACTCAATATTAATACCAAGTTTTTCTTCAACCCAACGTGTGTGGGCATTATTTGTAAGAGACTCCCCTTCTCGATATCCAGTACCTGATATCTCAGCACTAATGGTTGTAAGAGTAATAGCTGGCTCAATTTTACCATTGACAATATTCAATGTAACTCCTTTATCCTCACTACTGTCACTCGTTCCAGGATCTTCACTTGTTGTAACATCCTTTTTACTGCATGCTCCTAAAATTCCGATAAGTAAAACAAGGGTAAAAACTAGAATTAAAAATCTCCATTTCATCTTCAAAGCTTATTCATCCCCCTATTAATTTATTCTTACATAATTATTATAAAAGCGCTTACATACTTTTTATATAACGGTTTCTTAACTTAATATAGCGATTTCTTAACTTAATATATTAGCCATATCTTAATTATTCTCTTTTACATCACCGATGACAATTCCTCTTATAAATCTTCTAATAACGCAGCATTGATAGTGCTGCAAATACCTAATAAAAACTCGGATCCAGGTTTACTAGATCCGAGTTTTCCGCATCAATATTTATTTTACAGAATCATACCATTCATTCACTTCTTTGGTGGCATCTTCTCCACCACTTGAATACCAATTCTCTACAAATTCGTCAAATGCCTCGATTGGTTTTTTACCATAAATAATGTCTGTGTACGTTTCAATTTCAGATCTGTTTAGCATTTCCCATCTTCGTTCCATTGTTTTTGTTGGAGGACCAGTGAAATAATTAGGAATACCAACAGAATCTTGTTCTGTAGCTATTATAGTTGCTTGATTTTCTATCATCTTCAGTGGATTCTTTCCGTCTAAATCTACATTTATAAACGCATTTGAGGCTAAAGCTGCCAAATCCACATTGGAGAGTTCTTCTCCCTTAGCAGCTTTTATCATAGCATCTAACAGCTTGGAGTTATATACAGGTGGGCTTCCTGTTAGCATATACTTCTGCGATTGTATTGGATTTTCAATAGAAGTTGGCTTTCCATCTTTAAATGCATAATCGTAGCCATCCTGAAAGTCTTTAAACATGTATGGATCTTCGCTCTCGTATATTGAATACAGCGTATTTTGATAATGGAAAAATGCTTGTAATTTTTCTTCGGAAATATCTTTATTGAAGAAAACCCCACCTAGAGTATCTTTACCAAGTACGTGAATATCGTTCCCGGTTTCGCCTGTTGGTAACGGATACGGCATATACCTTGCATCTGGGTTCGTCTGTAATAGCATGCCAATTGGATACTTGATTGTCCATTGTGGACCTGCAAGCATACCAACGTTTCCAGTAGTAACTTCTTTTACAACCGTGTTAAAGTTGCTAAGTGCGATCTCATTGATATATCCTTTTGCTTTCCAATCTCTCAGTGTAACTAAGGCATCTTTAATTTCTGGTTGAACAGAACCGTAAACAAGTTTACCATCTTCCCCTGGATACCATATTTGCGGTATTGCTCCGAACCTACCAAAGAACCAAGAAGTTTCAGGCGGAACTTGCCCCATACCATACCATGGATCACCAGCAAGTGCAAGTGGAGTCGTATCTTTCTTACCATTACCATCTAGATCCTGACTAGCAAATGCTTCCATCACAATTTCTAGTTCTTTCATATTTGTAGGAGCCTGTAGTCCCAGTTTGTCTAACCAATCTTGTCGAATCCATAAAACTGGTTGGCCACCTTTATTTTCAGATAGATTCGGAATTGCAAACTTTTTACCATCGGCCATGAACTGATACCAAGCCTCAGGAGATTCTGCTAGTGCTGCTTTATACGTATCTGAAGCATATTTATCAAACGCTTCGTCTACACTCATTACTAAACCGGATTCAATCAACATTGTACTCAATTGGTGGTCATTAACCCAAAAGAAATCCGGTAATTCTTGCTTACCTGCAACTGCAAGCTTCAATTTCTCAGAAAAGCTTCCATCAGCTAGCGATGCTTGCCATTGTGACTCAATATTAATACCAAGTTTTTCTTCAACCCAACGTGTGTGGGCATTATTTGTGAGAGACTCCCCTTCTCGATATCCAGTACCTGATATCTCTGCACTAATGGTTGTAAGAGTAATAGCTGGCTCAATTTTACCATCGACAATATTCAATGTAACTCCTTTATCCTCACTACTGTCACTCGTTCCAGGATCTTCACTTGTTGTAGCATCCTTTTTACTGCATGCTCCTAAAATTCCGATAAGTAGAACAAGGGTAAAAATCAGGATTAAAAATTTCCCTTTCATCTTCATAGCATATTAACCCCCTAATTTTTTTCATCTTCATTATAAAAAACGCTTACATGTATTTTATATAACGATTTTTTTAACCTAACATATCTATATCTTAATTATTCTTTTACACCACCGATGACAATTCCTCGTGTAAAAAACTTCTGCAACACCGGAAATAAAGCTAAGATCGGTAGTGCTGCAAATACGACTTGTGCTGAACTAATAGAACGGAAATTTAACTTTTGCAATTCTTCTGGATCGGAAGTTGAAAAATCTGGTAATGTAATTGCTGACTTAATAAATGTACTCAATGGCACATTGTCAGCTTTCATATAAATTTGCCCTGCGAAAAATTCATTCCATTCAAAAACGACCATGAATAACCCAACTGTCGCAACAACTGGCACAGATAAAGGTAAATAGATTTTATAAAATACTTGAAAGTGATTCGCTCCATCCAGAAAAGCAGATTCTTCTAATGATTTAGGTAACGTGCTAAAGAAATTCATGATCAGTATAATATAAAAAACATTTGTTAAGCCTGGCAAAACAATTGCCCAAATGGAATTGTATAAACCCATATTAGTAATTAATAGGTAGGTTGGGATTAAACCACCATTAAAAAGAAGGGCGAATATGAAAAAGATGATAAAAAACTTATGCCCCGCAATTCCATCTCGACCTCCTCCTTTTGACAATACATAACCTGCCATACAGGTCACAAATAGACCAATGCTTACTCCTAGACATACTCTCTTTATACTAACCCAAAACGACTTTAATAACTGAGGATCCTCAAATGCTCTTTGATATGCAGCAGTTGTAAATTCGACCGGCCAAAAATATACTTGATTTGACAGAACAGCTGGACTAGAACTGAAGGAGAGTGCAACAACATGCAATAATGGAAGAACACAAATAGCTCCTAAAAACAGCATAAGTACAATGTTGAAGTAGTCAAATAGTCCATATGACCTTAACTTTGTTTTCATAGAAATCCTCCTTATCTTGCTTTACGTCCTGATAGTTTAGTAAAGACTGTAAAAGCTGTGATAATCATAATTGTACCTACAATGGATTTAAAGAACCCAACTGCGGCAGCAAATCCATAATTTAAATCAATTAAACCAACGCGATACACAAATGTATCAATTATATCACCTTTTTCATACACTAATGGACTGTAAAGGTTGAAAATTTGATCAAAGTCTCCACTCATCATAAAAGCAAGGTTAATCGTGGTCACAAGCATGATGACAGGAATCAATTCAGGTATAGTAACATACCACATTTTCTTCCATCTTCCAGCACCATCCATTTCAGCAGCTTCATAAAGCGCTGGATTAATTCCAGCCATCGATGCCAGATAAAGAATGGAGCCGTAACCAAACCCCTTCCAAACATCGGTCGCTACAACAGTTGCGACGAACCAACTATTTTCTCCCAAAAAGAAGATAGATTCAAAGCCAAGACGCTCGATAAATTGATTGACAATACCCGTTCCTGGGGTAAGCATTTCTTTAAATATCCCTCCAAGTACAACCCACGACAAAAAGTGCGGAAGAAAAACCATGGTTTGAACTGGGTAGCGAATCCATTTCACTCTTAGTTCATTGATGAGAAGAGCAAAGCTAATCGTTACCAGTGTACTAAAGAAGAGCTTCATGAAGGCAAATCGCAATGTATTCCATATGACTTCTCGGCTTTGGGGATACTCAAAAAGATACTTAAAGTTTTCAAGCCCAATCCATTCGGACCCTCTAATTCCTAAATATGGCTTGTAATCTTGAAATGCCATGACAAGCCCGAACATTGGTCCATAGCTAAAAGTACCAATTATTATGACAGCAGGAAGAAGCATTAAATATAAATGCCAACTATCTTTTCTTCGTTTCACTTTCATTTTCTTTTGAAAAATACCAGTTTCCTGTTTGTTTTTTCCTAAACTAGTTTCCATCATAAGCCTCCTTTAATATGTTATAAATTATTATATTCTTATTATATTACCTTGGCTTCTAACTTCGATATAATGCAATCTTAAGGTGTGATAGCGCTTTCTTAACTTTTGTTTATTTATCTATCTTGTAAAACACATTCTCAAAATTCTTTAATCATGAAAAAAAACCGTCAAATACACAGACAGTTTTTTTTAATCATCTATTAATATCTTAATTGGCTCTACTTAATTATTGATTTAACTAGCTTTTTCACAGGTTTTTCAAAAAATTATTAGGAGTTACTTTATAAAATTTTTTAAAGACTTTACTAAAATAAGCATAGTTCCTATAGCCCAATAATTCAGCAATCTCATTAAATTTATAAAAATTACTTTCCATCATTTGAATACCATATTCTAATTTTACTTTATGAATATAATCCGTTATGGTCTTTCCTGTTTCCATTTTAAACTTTTTAGAAAGGTAACTACGATTCACGTTTATGGCATTTGAAACATCTTTTGAATAAAGAAATTGAAATTTGTTGTTATGGATATATTCTATTGCCTTTTTAACCATGGAAGAATACTGTCTCATGGAATAATGTTTCATTGCCATGACCAATTCCTTAACGAATTGAAAGTAGTAACGCTCTAATTCGCCTGAGCTGGTACATTGAGCAATCCTTGTGTAGTATTTTCTTTTGGTAATCTCCGCTACATCCTTTGGCATCCCCTGTTTAATTGCTGTTTCAATAAAAGAAGTTAGGATTGAAGCTATATACAACTTTTGAATATCAACTTCTTCCTCAAAAATGACTTTTAGATCTTTTACTAGCTCAGCCTCGTTCCTAACCTGATGGAACATTTCTAAATCGCCGGTAACAATGGCATTTTCTAATAACTGTCTGAGTCTTGTGCTTTTTTCAGAATAATTAGTTTCATATTCTGATTGTATCGAAAGCTCCTTGTTCATTGAACGGTATTCCTTATTCATACAGATCCCTGCCCATAATGTTCATATTATAAAAATTTTAACATATCCGTGGAACATAAGTAACAATCGTGACGAAAAAACAACAATCGTATAAACTTCTATTTTAATTCTTGATTATTATTTTTTTAGAGTAATAAATTTTCACTAATAAGGGGGATATACCATGATTTACAAAGATGCTAGTAAAACTGTGTCCGAAAGGGTTGAAGATCTCCTTCAACGGATGACGCTGAAAGAAAAAGTTGGTCAGTTATTTGGAATGGTGAATTACGGGCAAGTGGTTCCTGTCCAGAATGCAAAGGAACATTTTTCACATGGTGCCGGCACATTAAGCTTTTTGAATAGCTCTCAAACAGGAAACACGAAAAAAGATATGGAAACCTTAAAGGAACTCCAACGATTTTTTGTTGAAGAGACTCGATTAGGGATACCGGTTCTTATTCATAACGAAGGTATTGCCGGTGCTCAAATACCAGGTGCAACCACATTCCCACAATCTCTAAATGTCGCTTCCACATGGGAACCTGAGTTGGCAATGAAAATGGGAGCAGTTGTAAGAAAGCAATTGATGGCATTTGGAATTAGAGCGGTACACTCCCCTCTTTTTGATTTAGGACGCGACCCAAGATGGGGAAGAATCGGAGAAACGTACGGAGAAGACCCTTATCTTGTTGCTCAAATGGGAACATCCTTTGTGAAGGGTGTTCAGGGAGATCATCAAGTGATGGCGACTGCGAAACATTTTGTCGGGTATGGCAATACCGAAGGGGGCCGTAACGGAGGAGAACAGCAAATAGCTGAACGAAAATTACTTGATACATATTGCTTCCCTTTTGAAGCGGCAATACATGAGGGGCAAGTGAATGGAGTAATGAACAGCTATGGTATTTTGAATGAACAAGCTGTCTCTACATCAAAGTGGCTACTTACCGATCTCTTACGTGAAAAACTTGGCTTTAGAGGACTTGTGGTAGCTGATTATGGCAGTGTAAGTCACGCAAATGCCCGGTACCGTGTCGCAAAGACCCAGAAAGAAACGGCAATCATGGCACTCAAGGCTGGAATGGATGTGGAACAACCGAGTAACACCTGTTATCGTTTTTTAGAAGAAGCCGTCGAGTCAGGAGAACTGGAAATAGACTACATCGATCGATCCGTAAGAAGAGTGCTTGAGACAAAGTTTAGATTAGGTTTATTTGAAAGCCCTTATAGTGAAGGGGATTTTTATAAAGAAATTAGTTATCCTGGATATCAAGAGCTTTCTCAAGAGATTGCTGAGAAATCAATTGTCCTGGTTAAGAATGAAGAAAACATTCTTCCTTTAATACAGAAACTAAAAATAGCAGTGATTGGTCCTTCTTCTGATAACAAAATAAACTTCTTTGGAGGATATTCATCTGTAGCTACAGCGGAAACAACCACTAGTGATTTCGATCGATCCGAGGATGAGAATTTTATAAAAATAGCCTATGATGTCGTAATTAGCGAGCATAAGGAGATGCTGAAATCTAGGGGTATCGAATTTGATATAAAGCCTTCGTCTGAACAAAAAGCACAAATTATAGAAATGCTTAAGAAAAATAGATCAAAATCGAATAAAGACTATCAATCTATGGAGGAATTCCTTGAACGATTTTATCCGAATTGTAGTACTGTTAAGGAACTATTGGAACGAGAATTCGGAGAAGAAAATGTGTTTCATGCGAAAGGTTGTCATATAACTCAACCAATCGAAGGAGGCATTAAAGAAGTAAAACATGCCGTTGAACAAGCGGACATTGTTATTGCTGTTCTAGGCGGAAGAGAAAGTATGAGAGCATCAGACGCTACCTCTGGAGAAAATAAAGATAATATCAACATTTATCTTGAGAAACCACAAATGGAAATGATGGAAGAAGTGTTCAAACTCAACAAACCAGTGATTTCTGTTATCGTGGACGGCAGACCTTTAGCAACACCTTTCATCAGTGAACATAGTAAAACGGTGCTATATGCATGGTTGCCAGCACAAACTGGTGCGCATGCCATTGTCAACATTTTAACCGGAAAAAGAAACCCGAGTGGAAAATTACCAGTTACAGTTGTTAAAGATACAGGGCAGATTCCTATATATAATAGTCGGTTACCATTTTACGTGGATCTAAATGAATGGGCAGAATATATTGATAATGACAAGAACACACCATTATATCCTTTTGGATATGGCCTAAGTTATACAACCTTCGAGTATAGCAATCTAAAGCTAAACAAAGAGGTGTCAACAACCGGAGAATTAATAGTGACCTTCACAATCAAAAATATTGGTTCATGTCCAGGTGATGAGATTGCTCAACTCTATATAAGAGACTGCTTTAGTAGTATCGCACGACCTACTAAACAATTAGT
Encoded here:
- a CDS encoding glycoside hydrolase family 3 N-terminal domain-containing protein, with the protein product MIYKDASKTVSERVEDLLQRMTLKEKVGQLFGMVNYGQVVPVQNAKEHFSHGAGTLSFLNSSQTGNTKKDMETLKELQRFFVEETRLGIPVLIHNEGIAGAQIPGATTFPQSLNVASTWEPELAMKMGAVVRKQLMAFGIRAVHSPLFDLGRDPRWGRIGETYGEDPYLVAQMGTSFVKGVQGDHQVMATAKHFVGYGNTEGGRNGGEQQIAERKLLDTYCFPFEAAIHEGQVNGVMNSYGILNEQAVSTSKWLLTDLLREKLGFRGLVVADYGSVSHANARYRVAKTQKETAIMALKAGMDVEQPSNTCYRFLEEAVESGELEIDYIDRSVRRVLETKFRLGLFESPYSEGDFYKEISYPGYQELSQEIAEKSIVLVKNEENILPLIQKLKIAVIGPSSDNKINFFGGYSSVATAETTTSDFDRSEDENFIKIAYDVVISEHKEMLKSRGIEFDIKPSSEQKAQIIEMLKKNRSKSNKDYQSMEEFLERFYPNCSTVKELLEREFGEENVFHAKGCHITQPIEGGIKEVKHAVEQADIVIAVLGGRESMRASDATSGENKDNINIYLEKPQMEMMEEVFKLNKPVISVIVDGRPLATPFISEHSKTVLYAWLPAQTGAHAIVNILTGKRNPSGKLPVTVVKDTGQIPIYNSRLPFYVDLNEWAEYIDNDKNTPLYPFGYGLSYTTFEYSNLKLNKEVSTTGELIVTFTIKNIGSCPGDEIAQLYIRDCFSSIARPTKQLVGFKRVNLDVNEEKEVTFIVDMAHLAFHNIDMKQVVEPGEVELYVGASSEDIRLQDSFDIIGEERTVDRKVFSSKVTVTSLNKFSTL